Proteins co-encoded in one Flavobacterium sp. M31R6 genomic window:
- a CDS encoding DUF1080 domain-containing protein, whose protein sequence is MKKIITAVLVFTLFQTMHAQKGFKPLFDGKTTTGWHTYGKTSASAGWKVEDGVLHFDPEAAKNGQGGDLVTDAEYENFHLKVDWKIAPNSNSGIIFYVNENPEKYKNTYETGLEMQVLDNDGHPDGKITKHRAGDLYDLIQSKSEPVKPVGEWNTAEVVCKNGKLTYVLNGVIVVETTLWDDNFKALVAGSKFAAWPGFGTFKKGKIALQDHGNNVWYRNIMIKEWNTMETTTGCK, encoded by the coding sequence ATGAAAAAAATTATAACAGCAGTATTAGTATTCACTTTATTTCAAACCATGCATGCTCAAAAAGGTTTTAAGCCTCTTTTTGATGGAAAAACAACAACAGGTTGGCATACTTATGGTAAAACTTCGGCTAGTGCTGGATGGAAAGTTGAAGATGGCGTTTTGCATTTTGATCCAGAGGCAGCCAAAAATGGTCAAGGAGGAGATTTGGTAACTGATGCTGAATATGAAAATTTTCATTTAAAAGTAGACTGGAAAATTGCCCCAAATAGCAATAGTGGAATTATTTTTTATGTAAATGAAAATCCAGAGAAATATAAAAACACCTATGAAACTGGTTTAGAAATGCAAGTTTTGGATAATGATGGTCACCCTGATGGAAAAATTACCAAACATCGTGCAGGAGATTTATATGATTTAATTCAAAGTAAATCGGAACCAGTTAAACCAGTTGGAGAATGGAATACAGCTGAAGTTGTTTGTAAAAATGGAAAACTGACTTACGTTTTAAACGGAGTTATTGTTGTTGAAACAACTCTTTGGGATGACAACTTTAAAGCATTGGTTGCAGGGAGCAAATTTGCTGCTTGGCCAGGTTTTGGAACGTTTAAAAAAGGAAAAATTGCTTTGCAGGATCACGGCAACAATGTGTGGTATCGTAACATCATGATTAAAGAATGGAATACGATGGAAACTACAACTGGCTGTAAATAA